From Sander vitreus isolate 19-12246 chromosome 5, sanVit1, whole genome shotgun sequence:
ATTGGAGAAAATACTCCTATTTTAGGGATACAAAGTGAATGCCAAATCCATTACATGTTAGGCTGCtgttttaatatttagtgtaggCTTCTATGTATGAGAATAATCCATTACAGATGGATTTATTGATGATATTCGCCAGAGAAAGACCGAATTGTCCATCCACCTGCTGAAGGATGCTGAGCAGGGGGAGGatgggaaggaggaggaagaggaggcgggACGTCACGCTGTGCACGCTCGCGGCCTCTCGTTGCAACGCGGAAGAGACGAATGAGGAAACTAGACTCCACGTCACTGAGGTGTAATATCGGCGTCAGTGCAACACAAGGTGCTACCTCAGTACGATTTCAGAACCATTGCACACTTCCAGATATCCTCACATAGGATATGATAACTCGTATGATCACAAAGCGAAGATATAGTCAGCTGTTTCTGCATAGAGCGGCGTCGGTAGAGACACTGGGAATCCGCTGAAGGTAACGTACGACTGTGTGTTTGTCCGCTGCCTGCTAGCCAGCCCTGCTGAACCACCGGACCGTGGCTGCTACAGTATTTCCTCTGAGCACCATTGACCTTTACATCTTGAAGAAAGCGATACATAGCGTTTATATTGATATAATGTCGTAGCGACCATTAGCGCCAGAGCTTAATTGCAGCGGTTGTGTCAGTGAAATGACCCAGCTAGTCTGGATTTAAGGTCGGCAGGCTTCAAAGCGTTGTTGACGTTTCGGTTTGACAGTTGTTGATGTCccgctgtgctgctgctgctgttacatGCATGTACTACATCTCATCTCAAGCAAACTGTATAATCTgataactggctatagttaatTCGTGGGCAGAATAAAAAAGCAACCGGGCCGTTGGACAGTTGCAAGAACTGTTGGTAAAGGCTGTAAGTACACAGTAATTACATGCTAAGGCCCTATTCTTTGATTTTTGATGCTTTGGACAAACGTGGAGTACCCTTCATCACTAATATTTAGGCTGCAAGGTGCCACTATATCATTAACCATTGTAAATATAAGAAACACGTTTTCAGCAAAACCTTAAAGGGACACTCGATTTCACACATAGAGACACGTGTTTACTAACACCTGTGAAAACTGTTGTGAAatgctctctgtgtctctggagTGAGCTTTGTAAAGTCTGACTAAATAACCCAGAAGATTTATAACAAAAGGCACAACCCATTTTTCAGCACTTCTGtatctgcttgttttttttcaacagtctctctctctatgctgtgtatgtgttgtcAAGTTGGTGAATGTTTTACTCAGTTTGCTTGTGTTCTATTttcatttgcagcgcgttttcTAAAGGCTACGTATAATTGTCAAAGTccttgcttgtgttttgtctatttgcatgtgttttgcaGTGTGTTTCTCTGCCACCCTAGCTTTCATTGTTAACACATATGGTATCCAAATGTCAAATTGATGTTCATATAATGGGATGTGTAACCTGAATTAGCAGATGTTTTTAGTCTGCAGTTTCTGTTTCTTTAGTGACCCCAAACAAGATTGTTGCCATATGTTGAGAGTAGCAATGTTTCCATTACATTCTTCATTGAGTCCCTGATTAAAAAAGTGTCCTCTTGCTCAAGATAGCTTGTTATTTTTACCACATGTCCTTGCTTGCATAGACAAGGTTAGCAGTTTTGTTATGCTATTCCTTACATAGGTTGCAGAAACTAACGTGATATCTTGTTGACGATATcacctagtctggctatcaccataccaagctcaatcttttaagattgaacattagtctggggagtctgctctgcattttctactgcacaagaggtgtgatcaacgggcatagttcaaatgactctgtacgcaattggatagtccttcaaccaatcagaccaacgatccgggtgacgtagcagcgacagctgcatcaacaggttgctgcACTTTGGTGGCCGCTATgtagaatgtaaacaaaaagctgcttggtcgcttctctatcgtcatcgtgttaaacccgccaatagcgcgccaggtggataagccagtttgtgattggtccacGCAAAATTGtaatggaagcaggatagatacatttacaggtttccagcctgagctgcagggcaaaaTCAAATCGCGGGCAGATTGGGCTGGATTTACCCAGTCTAGATATCACCCATTGAAGCCAGCTAACTCCCTGTTTAAACACACACCTGCTAAAAGCAATTCCCCCCAGGCTAAAATGAATACTTATACTTACTGTACTTACTGCCAATGTGTTACATTTGTTAAAGTAATCGCAAGACGCCATATCAGTCACAAGGATACTATAAAAGCTTTTATGAAGCATATTGTTTTCTGTATTCAATTTCAGTCAGTACTAAGTACAGCCGTACAGTGTTGCCTAATATGTAATCTTCCATTACATGTAATGAAATTATGGTTTGTATGTAATGACAATTGTTGTGAAAAAAAGATCCCGACGTGAACCTGTTTTATTCACACCTCCATACACACCTTTTATTCTTTCACACCGACAGATACTTGTGTATCAGTGTAAAAGTGCAATGGGATTGGAATTTTGACCCATACATTAGCCTGCTGATATATTATAAAACTAGTGTGTTGTCTCAGGCTGTAGAGTGTGCTGATAAGACAATGCAAACTACACAGCAGTGCAGGAATAAAATACTTCAAGCTACGCTGATTTATTTGGCACTACTAGagctatttattttaaaacaatgtaatacCAACATATTTTGAGTATTGCAATGCTATAATTGCATCGTGACAGTCTGCATTTGAAATGGAAAGATGGCTCTACATGCAAGTATGATGGTGCAAACACCAATACTCTGAAAGGCATTGAACTGAACACAAACCTATTGAATAGATGGACTTCATACAAGCAGTCAGCACCTatctgtgaaaataaaatgtgttgtatCTTGATGGCTGTTAACGAAAGCTGATAATGTTAATAACAACTCTTTTAAAGTAAATTTTAGGGTAAAACCTCTTAGGGTGTTTCTGATTTGGTACTGATTTGCATTGTGTTATTTACCCATCCATATTAGCAGCATTCATTTAGTTAACATTTTATCATTTTTGGCTCACTGTAAATGTGGACAATTGCTTGGAAAAAAACCTACTAAAACGGAAGAGGAACTGAGATGAGAAGTTTCTAACACAGGTAGTCTCACTTCTTGTGCACTGGCCGAGCAGTGAGGAAGTGAGCGCCTGCTTCATTGCAGTGCTACCTCTCTACCTCCTGTTTTTGTAAGCTTTAGCATGGGCAGACTTCATGTGAGGTAGCCTGCACTTGTTCAATTTTGTTTCGATTTTATATCATGCTGGTGAGAAGTATTTCAATGACATAGCTGCATCAGGTCATTATGTACAGTAACATAATGTACGTTTGTCCATCAGTCCAACAGTCAAAGTAATGTGAGCGTATCTGTCTGACATTTTACTACTCACCAGGCCTGACACCTAATACTTTACACCATTGCTTAAAAGAGTTGTATTATCACACCTGATTGGTAAGAGGTGTTCTCAATCTGTTTTTAATCTCTGTCTAATTTATTAGAGGATGTTTACTTAGTTGTCTTAATGAGCCAGGTCAGAGTGCCATGACCTGGTCAAACGTGGTGTTGACGACAAGCAACTAAGCGCAAAGTTCTACTGGCTCATCCGAAAAAAGGAAGTCTCAAAATGAGTGTCAAAATGTTTGACAGGGCTGCTAACCTGCATTGTATTTTGCGCATCACTGTGTATTGAGAACTTGAGGACTTGCACAGATAGCTTGAAGTGGTCCAGGACAGTTTCTATGGCCTTACTGTAAATGCTATTGTCCTCCTCtgtctcatatatatatatatatatatatatatatatatatatatatatatatatatatatatattagggctgtcaatcgattaaaaaatgtaatctaattaattacatactctgtgattaattaatcgaaattaatcgcatacataattaacgatgctactaaacaacagttggtggcattaaagaacggcttgtttattgctaaggccatatggtcaaaatgaaatgatttaataataatgtataacaataactaatttcagtagtaaattgctgttgaaccatcagatgggaaaagaacatttacaataacttcaaatgcaccacgaggctgtagtttaccagtttcattgaacacaccggctgtgttgtttctccgacgtcagctacagattgttacataccggtgttgaatcctctacagtaaaacacagtcaaactttacaccgtttagcgttagctgtcagcattttaaccgtgtttaatccagctactagctagcggtaggctaacgttagctgctgtcgagtatagtgttaactagcgtcacgtgcagcggtgtttgtgtttcagagcatcagagagaagcgcagacatatcagtggcaccagatttcggtagccagggttggcaggaagaaggtttttacaagtaaatgttccaattaataatccaggcagaacattctcgtctccctccttcattttacagttaaatggtggctagaacggctccgggtcaaacgtcaatatggaatggattaatctgcgttattctttttaacgcgttatttgttctcagattaattaatcgaaatttgACAGCTAGGGCTGTCagaataacgcgttcatttcgattaattaatctgagaacaaataacgcgttaaaaaaattccATACATCCatctattccatattgacgtttgcatacagacgacaaatctggtgccactgatatgtctgcgcttctctttgatgctctgaaacagacgttacaggaaacacaaaccccgctgcatgtaatgctagttaacactatactcaacagcagctaacgttagcctactgctagctagtagctggattaaacacggttaaaatgctgacagctaacgctaaacggtgtaaagtttgactgtgttttactgtagaggattcaacaccggtatgtaaccatctgcagctgccgtcagagaaacaacacagacggtgcgttcaatgaaactggtaaactacagcctcgtggtgcatttgaagttattgtaaatgtccttttcctatctggttgttgtttttgtcattcaacagcaatttactagtgaaataagttattgttattgttatacattattattaaatcatttaattatgaccatatggccttagcaataaacaatgtcaccaactgttgtttagtaccctttttttttcttttctttttttactttcttaaaaagtatcggttcaggcaccgttaattatgtatttgattaattaatcacagagtatgtaattaattagataaaaaTTTGTAagcgattgacagccctaatatatatatacatatatatatatatatatatatatatacatacatacatacatacatacatacatacagacagatatatttttatatatatggcATTATGCTGAGGTAACTTTGTATGAAAATAGGAAATGCATCACTGTGTATTGAGAACTTGATCAAATTTACTTTCAAGTAGGTGACACACTCATAAGCCACTTCAGTAAAGGGTGTTAATGTAAGCTTATTACACAGAGATCGAAAACAAAACGCTTCAGTAGCTCTCACAGATGCAGCTTCTTCAACATTATGAGGAATACATAGTTACTGTTTGGCTAAGTAGTtgcagaaaacaataaaaaagtgaGTATTTACCGAAATGAATGTCTTCCTGTAATCTGTGAATCAACCCTTGGAACTATTATTAGTTCTTACAAGCAGTGAGACAATAACCCTGCTTTCAAGGCATTTACTAAGAGGCTTGCTAATTGTAAACTGTATAATCTATAAGGCTATATCATAGCCTTAAACTCTCGATTTGTACTCTCAAAAACAGGCAGTGCAGTTGAAATGGTGGACAGTTATTTTTCCTAATGTAGCCTATCTGAACCAGAGGCCAGGAAAGTAAGGCTTGTCATAACTTTTCaaatattcttttcttttctatgtcTGAGATGATAATCTTTAAATAGGGCtcccacttttttattttttaaacctgtGCTTTCAAATAAGTCAGTAACCGATTTAAGCAGTACATACACAAAATGCTTAGGAGCATAGTAGGAATGCATCAGAATCAGCCATTTTTatatactagtgcagtgcccgttgaaaatgtacctgtttggaacaggctgtggagtaatcagacagttccctcatggactcatggcagtgagagctaatcagcaaaAAGCTgagttaatcaaccaccagaacgtgtgtgtgtgtgtgtgtgtgtgtgtgtgtgtgtgtgtgtgtgtgtgtgtgtgtgtgtgtgtgtgtgtgtgtgtgtgtgtgtgtgtgtgtgtgtgtgtgtgtgtgtgtgagagagagagagagagagagaatttccatacaggttctatcatatatatatatatatatatatatatatatatatatatatatatatattgtcgaTTAATCCATCCaagtttctcaaagtccaaggtgatgtctttaaatctAAAACCCATATTGAGTTgaatatgatataaaaaaagaaaagagcaggaaaCCTCCATATTTGAGAGGCTAAAAACAGCTTTTTCTGTTAGTTTTGCATGAAAAAGTACTTTATCGAtcaattgattatcaaaatagttgacaaTGATTTTTTCTGTCAGAAGCATCTGCAGCAGCAACTTGTTTTGACTCATTCAGCATGGGAAATGTGATCTGATAATGTGAGATTTCTCACCACAAACAGTCTGTACACTGAAgcactgtattattattattattattattattttttttttattattagaagGTTATCAATGAACAGCAATCATTTAGTTGTTTGAGATTTTTGACCTGCCACATTAGAAAGCGTATTGCATGTCCAAAGTTGAGAATGTCACGATTATTGAGTGCCGCATCACTTCCCagcaacaaattaaaaacatcTAAGCTAATCTTTTTGTCTGGGTTCATGTTGAATGTGAATCTACGTATGTTGATGCTTGTTGTATCCGTTGAaaggtttttgtgttttgttgttccCTCAGAGTGCCCTACTGCCTTAGCTTCTAGATGGGTGAATCAGGCTCTCGCCGCTCTACACTTGTTTCCCGCCTGCCAATCTTCCGCCGCAGCAGCAGTAAGAGGCAGGagtctctcccctcctctccgtCTTCAGGGGGACAGGGCAATGGCGTCCACACCTCTTCGCCCTCCAGCACCAACTCCAGTTCTGGCAGTACCGGGAAACGCCGGAGCCTTTTCCGAACTCCATCTCTCAATTTCTCAGCTAAACGGAATAGTGTTCCACGTGTCCAGCCTATCAACCTAAACCTCACACCCCCGCTGACACAGAGCACTGACACAAACGGAAATAACCAGCAGGCGATAACAACGTCATTGTCAACAGGGTTCAGTGAAGGTGGTGGACGCCCCAAGTCACGCCACTCATTTGGGTTTGGCAGCCACAAGCAAAAGAAAATCCCACGCTCTCAGACCGAGGATTTGGAAAAagtgtcctcctcctcctccacagccaATCGAAACGTATTCATTAACTGTATCAGTGGCTCAGGGGCCAATGAGGGCGATGACTCTGGGTTCCTCGATGACTACAGTGGTGGCAGTAATAACAAACGGTCGTCACGGAAGAAACAGCTGCTGCCCAAATCTTTCTCAGCTCACCACCGCTTCTCCCGGACCTCCGATCATCACAGACCTCCAGAAGTAAATCTGGAACCTCCAAGCTCCACCACCATCACTCCAGGGGCAGGAGGGCTCACCCCGGGGTCATGGCCAGGGGAGCTGCTTGGTGCTGGAGGGGAGAGCTCACTCCAGTCCCCGATGATATCAGAGGACCAAACCACAGCCATCACCCCTTCAGAGTTCGTCCCCATCACGGAGGATTCTGTGTCCGAGGTGGATGCTCTGCCAGCTCCCAGCCCCGGATCTGGTTTAGCCCCAGAATCTGCCTCTGTGCCTGGGCCGGCTGTTGACACAGCTCCACCTGAACCCCCACCTGCTCCGGAGAACTTCAGCGTGGCTGTCTCTAACTCCCAGGTAGTATGCTCGTTTTAcgctcttttctctctctctgaaatggaGTCAAGTGGGTTAATCAGTATAGACAAACAGTATGCTCCATGTCAAAAGTTGCTTGTAATCGTAATGCCAcagcatttcataaaaaaaatacaacattttgaCAAGCATGCTAAATTATCGGAACAATAAATCTTTCTGCTCGTAAACagtatttttatgtttaaaaagatTGCACTATTAGTGCTTCAGGAATAGACAATACAACCACTGGATGTCAAGAACAAAAAACCATAAAGGAGGAATATTTATGACCACTGTGTGGAATCTGTGAAATGTGGCATAAAAATTGAGCACCAGGCATGAAAAGTCCTTTAATCAAAAGAGCTAATGCattaaaaatgtctgaaaactgCCCTCCACATTTCACACCATTGTGTGCAGAACTTTTCCTTCATCAAAGAATTTATTCTATTTAATTTCCTAGCAGAGGAGGGAACTCCAGAAAGAAAAGTATAACAGCTGCAAGGCAAAGCTCTGCACTTAGTCCATTGAAGAGTAAATGCTGTATGACTGTGCTATCTAACCATGCACACTTTGTTGCCTGAggatcggctccgatactgcctaaacgCTGgttattcattgtttgtgtttgttcatgtttcacaaagagtttaacctgagccagactgataacaatgatagaaataatatcacatccttacagggatagtagtatacagttgttaaaacataatcaaatatatgacacactggtatcggatcggtactcggtatcggccgatacgcaagttcaggtatcagaatcagtatcgggaagcaaaaaatggtatcgccATCTCTACCTGAGGACACAAATATCTGCCTACTAAATGCATTCTAAAGTGGGGTTTCCTCTCTGTAAACTGTCAGGTTTTTCGCATCATTGGAGTTCATAACTGTTCTTGCAtttgtaacattttaaaatgcccTTGATGCATGTTCTGTTTTTTACACATATTCAGTCCTCTTCTCAGGTTTTCTTCACTCCAGCCCAGTCCAGCGCAGAGAAACCTTTACTCCCTGACACCAGCACAGCAAACAACACAGATTATGAGACTGCCATTTCCCTCTCAGAGCCTGAAACAGCAGTTCCCTGCCTACCTCTGCAGGAACAGTCCttggaagagaggaaggagaggttggaggagagaaaggaagcGAGGGATGAGTTGTCAGCAGAGGAGAAGGAGTtggtggaggagaggaaggcAGGTTACCTAACAGAGACCACAAGTGAGAGTGAGGCATGTGTGGTACGCAGCGAGGGTTGTCACTCCAACCCAGAGCAATCGGAAAGAAGGGCAAGAAACATACGCTCTATTCAAGAAAGAGGAAGTTTCTGTGGCTGCCACGAGCCAAGGTCCTCTCACTTGAGGAAACCACATGCAGGTATGAAACTCATGCAAACACTTAGGtagatttacacacacacacacacacacacacacacacacacacacacacacacacacacacacacacacaaatatcaaTCACGATTGTACAATGGGAGTTACAGGCCCGAGTTGATCCCTCATGATAACTGAgacacacagatggacacaaaCCTGGCTTCCACACTTGTTTGACATTCTTTTGTAATGACGGCTCCATGAAATTGTTTCTTTGACTTCTTGCTATGCAGTGATGATGTGTGCGGGCATATATACAGCATTTGCTGTATATGTAGCCTGTTGCTTGCTTTTTTTTGGTGACATCGATGTAGCCATATGCTCTTTATCCCAATCACGCTTTTGCTTTTCTTGCTTTCTAACTTACacactaggcctgcacgattcggggaaaaatatgaatcacgatttttttagcttagaactGATATCACGATTgtctgccacgatttttttctcacaaagtgtaatgtttattgcacacatgaaccatgacaaaacaaaacaaattggcagtaccaaacttagattttgttttggcacctatagcacattgtgcatcaccacaaggctgtaaacatagaggctaccatgaagagaaaggagagcattgcagcgcttgggagcactttaaaaccttttttatacagtctatgtttaaaactcactgaagaaagtagtagcgtttgtgatgcagtcggctcgtaaaattaaatgagaatcgaagtgaatcgagatcgcgatttcataacgattaatcgtgcaggcctattaCACACTCACGCTCAATTTGCCATAATAATTTGGCAGTGTAAAGACGAACAGATGGCATgttaatatgtgtatatgtatat
This genomic window contains:
- the ccser1 gene encoding serine-rich coiled-coil domain-containing protein 1 isoform X4; the protein is MGESGSRRSTLVSRLPIFRRSSSKRQESLPSSPSSGGQGNGVHTSSPSSTNSSSGSTGKRRSLFRTPSLNFSAKRNSVPRVQPINLNLTPPLTQSTDTNGNNQQAITTSLSTGFSEGGGRPKSRHSFGFGSHKQKKIPRSQTEDLEKVSSSSSTANRNVFINCISGSGANEGDDSGFLDDYSGGSNNKRSSRKKQLLPKSFSAHHRFSRTSDHHRPPEVNLEPPSSTTITPGAGGLTPGSWPGELLGAGGESSLQSPMISEDQTTAITPSEFVPITEDSVSEVDALPAPSPGSGLAPESASVPGPAVDTAPPEPPPAPENFSVAVSNSQSSSQVFFTPAQSSAEKPLLPDTSTANNTDYETAISLSEPETAVPCLPLQEQSLEERKERLEERKEARDELSAEEKELVEERKAGYLTETTSESEACVVRSEGCHSNPEQSERRARNIRSIQERGSFCGCHEPRSSHLRKPHAASLCSSVSPYHEVMRMEKRLRSSSEGAGGPRIHGNHRDAPGMEGCGLLKHRNNSSSSKLGSLDVLNNLGSSELDEDDLMLDLDLSDDQRHRHVSREDSSQSLASCLNLLPSPIDPSGDRIPGRENNQREPSRPTSLLPADWSSVLGLGREDEPLPPGLETLPFRLMQQDCTAVKTLLLRLRRTLQESTETSPASSLQSLPISPCSEKSLPFKDPGREEALLQQLREKDEQILRLHSELESAKAALKMKDCQMTDRTTQTEHAGPE
- the ccser1 gene encoding serine-rich coiled-coil domain-containing protein 1 isoform X3, whose protein sequence is MGESGSRRSTLVSRLPIFRRSSSKRQESLPSSPSSGGQGNGVHTSSPSSTNSSSGSTGKRRSLFRTPSLNFSAKRNSVPRVQPINLNLTPPLTQSTDTNGNNQQAITTSLSTGFSEGGGRPKSRHSFGFGSHKQKKIPRSQTEDLEKVSSSSSTANRNVFINCISGSGANEGDDSGFLDDYSGGSNNKRSSRKKQLLPKSFSAHHRFSRTSDHHRPPEVNLEPPSSTTITPGAGGLTPGSWPGELLGAGGESSLQSPMISEDQTTAITPSEFVPITEDSVSEVDALPAPSPGSGLAPESASVPGPAVDTAPPEPPPAPENFSVAVSNSQSSSQVFFTPAQSSAEKPLLPDTSTANNTDYETAISLSEPETAVPCLPLQEQSLEERKERLEERKEARDELSAEEKELVEERKAGYLTETTSESEACVVRSEGCHSNPEQSERRARNIRSIQERGSFCGCHEPRSSHLRKPHAASLCSSVSPYHEVMRMEKRLRSSSEGAGGPRIHGNHRDAPGMEGCGLLKHRNNSSSSKLGSLDVLNNLGSSELDEDDLMLDLDLSDDQRHRHVSREDSSQSLASCLNLLPSPIDPSGDRIPGRENNQREPSRPTSLLPADWSSVLGLGREDEPLPPGLETLPFRLMQQDCTAVKTLLLRLRRTLQESTETSPASSLQSLPISPCSEKSLPFKDPGREEALLQQLREKDEQILRLHSELESAKAALKMKDCQMTDRTTQTEHAGPEGIKAHGSVTLSSRRQLITSMV